The genomic region AGCGACGCCGACCAGCGCAACCGGCTGCTCTTCTCCGAGAACTTCAAGATTATGAAGAAGGCCTGGTCCGAGCCGCTGCTGCAGTACGACGGCCCGACCTACCAGGTGCCGTTCCCGATCGAGGGCATCCCGAACTGGCCGCCGGCCGACACGATCACACGCCCGTACGGCCAGCCCGGCGAGGTCGACGAGCACGGCACGATCAAGGGCGTCAGCGTGGTGCCGCGGCCGTACCAGAGCCCGCATCCGCAGCTGTTCCAGGCGTTCGGCGCCAGCCCCGGCACCCTGCAGTGGTGCGGCGAGGAGAACGTCACCCCGACGATCCTTATGGGCTCGCACGAGAAGCTGCGCCAGCTCATGGACATCTACGTCGACGGCGCCAACTCACGCGGCCGCAACCCGCGCTTCGGTGAGGGCATCGGCGTCTGCCGCACCTTCTACGTGTATCCGAACGGCACGCCCGAGGACGAGGTGCGCGCCCGAATCCGGGAAAGCGTGGACAAGTACGAGAAGCCCGTCTGGCAGGGCTGGTACGAGCAGTTCGGCTTCATGGAGGGCGCGCGCTACGACGGCGAGGAGGGCCCGGTGCCCAAGCCGGGCGAGCACCTCGCCGACCGGCTGATCAACAGCGGGCTGCTCATCGGCGGCACGGTGGACGATGTCAAGCGCCAGATCAGCGAATTCCTCACGAAGATGCCCATCGACTACTTCGTGTGGCTCTTCCACTGGGGCATGATCCCGCGCGCCGAGGGCCTGGAGATGCTCGAACTGTTCTCGACCCAGGTCATGCCCGAGTTCGGTCTCGCCGAGGCGGCCACCGGCCAGGCCTGACCCGTCCCCCGCACGGTCCGGGGATGCCTGCCGCGCAGGCATCCCCGGCCGTCCCCTTCCCGTCCTGGAGGACGACGCATGAGCAACAGCCGAAGCGCTTCGGCGGCGCTACCCCCGCCGACCCTGCACGACCTCGGTGGCGGGTTCTCCGCCTTCGTTCAGCTCGACGGCGGGTGGGGCCTGAACAATGCGGGCGTCCACATCGGGGGGCGCGGCGTGACGCTGGTGGACACCGCGTTCACCGCCTCCCGCGGCGTGG from Blastococcus colisei harbors:
- a CDS encoding LLM class flavin-dependent oxidoreductase translates to MTEVILQVYPTLGDEQEMAARRPIGRDNDAYQRMLESLVELVKAADDLGYWGITHVEHHMHSEGMEISPSPLMLNLYLGQHTKRLRHGQLGLVLPAHDPIRLAEEIAIVDHMLQGRLFVGMARGYQARWQNILCQRFGVTSTASDMSDADQRNRLLFSENFKIMKKAWSEPLLQYDGPTYQVPFPIEGIPNWPPADTITRPYGQPGEVDEHGTIKGVSVVPRPYQSPHPQLFQAFGASPGTLQWCGEENVTPTILMGSHEKLRQLMDIYVDGANSRGRNPRFGEGIGVCRTFYVYPNGTPEDEVRARIRESVDKYEKPVWQGWYEQFGFMEGARYDGEEGPVPKPGEHLADRLINSGLLIGGTVDDVKRQISEFLTKMPIDYFVWLFHWGMIPRAEGLEMLELFSTQVMPEFGLAEAATGQA